One segment of Acidobacteriota bacterium DNA contains the following:
- a CDS encoding YbjQ family protein, with translation MTDSLIITTSNEVEGYRVTRQLGVVRGITVRSRSVLGSIGAGIQTIFGGNITLYTELAERAREEAFELMRRHARERGANAILAMRYDANEMAPGVTEVLAYGTAVVVEAAG, from the coding sequence ATGACGGATTCGCTGATCATCACGACGTCGAACGAGGTCGAGGGTTACCGCGTCACCCGTCAGCTCGGCGTCGTCCGGGGGATCACGGTCCGCAGCCGGTCGGTTCTCGGCAGCATCGGCGCCGGCATCCAGACGATCTTCGGCGGGAACATCACCCTCTACACCGAGCTGGCCGAGCGGGCGCGCGAGGAGGCGTTCGAGCTGATGCGCCGTCACGCGCGGGAGCGCGGCGCGAACGCGATCCTCGCGATGCGCTACGACGCGAACGAGATGGCCCCGGGGGTGACCGAGGTGCTGGCCTACGGGACGGCGGTCGTCGTGGAAGCCGCGGGCTGA
- a CDS encoding YjbQ family protein has translation MKSHTRRLTLKVPARMDFVNITGPVAEEVRASGIREGLCLVNSMHITSSVFINDDEPGLHEDYKRWLEQLAPYDPSPERYHHNRTGEDNGDAHHKRQVMGREVVVAVTGGKLDFGPWEQIFYGEFDGRREKRVLIKIIGE, from the coding sequence ATGAAATCGCACACGCGGCGTCTCACGCTGAAAGTCCCCGCGCGCATGGACTTCGTGAACATCACGGGGCCGGTCGCCGAGGAGGTCAGGGCCAGCGGGATCCGGGAGGGACTGTGCCTCGTCAACTCGATGCACATCACCTCGAGCGTCTTCATCAACGACGACGAGCCCGGCCTGCACGAGGATTACAAGAGGTGGCTCGAACAGCTCGCGCCCTACGATCCGAGCCCGGAGCGGTACCACCACAACCGCACGGGAGAGGACAACGGCGACGCGCACCACAAGAGGCAGGTGATGGGGCGCGAGGTGGTGGTCGCGGTCACGGGGGGGAAGCTCGACTTCGGCCCGTGGGAGCAGATCTTCTACGGCGAGTTCGACGGGCGCCGCGAGAAGAGGGTGCTGATCAAGATCATCGGAGAGTAG